The nucleotide window TCGATCTGTTAACCGGGGTATTCGTTTTGTGCCCCCTTGCCCTGATCGATAAACGCCCCGGCGTCACCATGGGCGGTATACTGCGCAACTGGGGTTTGGTGTTTTTAGGAAACTTCGGCGGTGCGCTAACCGTCGCTTTTATGATGGCGTTTGTATTCACCATGGGATTCAATACCGAGCCCGGCCCGGTAGGAGCCAAAATTGCCGGTATTGGCGAAGCCCGTACCCTGGGGTACGCAGAATATGGTGCTGCCGGCTGGATGACCATTTTCTTCCGCGGCATGCTGTGTAATTGGATGGTGTCCATGGGTGTGGTCGGGGCCATGATTTCCACCACCGTAAGTGGCAAGGTTATCGCTATGTGGATGCCAATCATGCTGTTCTTTTTTATGGCATTCGAACATTCGGTAGTAAACATGTTTCTGTTCCCGTCCGGAATTATCATGGGCGCTGAGTTCTCCATTATGGATTACTTTATCTGGAATGAGATCCCGACTGTATTGGGCAACCTGGTGGGTGGACTGGCATTCACCGGCCTGACTCTGTATAGCACTCATGCCCGTACCGCTCCGAAGCGTAAACAGGCCGGTGTCGTTGCCGAGCCACGCAGTGCCACTGCTTAAGCCGGACCAAGGTTACTTTTAAATAGCGACAGTACCCCTGATCTTTTGCGAAACTAAAACGCCCAGGCTATCAACGTAGCCCGGGCGTTTTTTTTATTGAAAGCTGCCACGGGACAATCATGCCAAACCAACTGCAACTGTCTATCGGACAACATTCCGATAAAGGCCGCAAGGAAATCAATCAGGATTTTCACGGCGTAATGATCCCCAAAGAACCGTTATTGAGCACCAAAGGCGTCGCTATTGCACTAGCGGACGGAATCAGTACCAGTGAAGTCAGCCAGATAGCCAGCGAAGCGGCAGTGACCGGTTTCTTATCAGATTATTACTGCACTTCCGAAGCCTGGTCTGTTTCCAAATCGGCGCAACGGGTGCTATTAGCCAATAACTCATGGCTGCACGCTCAAACCCGGCAGAGCCAGTATCGTTACGAGCGGGATAAAGGGTACGTTTGCACCTTTAGCGGTATGGTAATCAAATCCAATACCGCGCACTTTCTTCACGTCGGTGATAGCCGCATCTATCGTTTGCGGGACAAGAAGCTGGTTCAACTTACGGAAGATCACCGGTTTTGGGTTTCTCAGGAACAGAGCTATCTGAGCCGGGCGATGGGCATTAATCAACAGGTGGAAATTGACTACTACTCGCAGCCAACGTTCTGTGGGGATGTGTATATTCTGGCGACCGACGGGGTTTATGAATTCGCCGATACCGACTACCTGCTTAATACCATCATCGAACTGGCCGACGATCTGAATCGTGCGGCCGCCAAGATTGTGGATCAAGCGCTGCAACAAGGCAGTGATGACAACCTGACTATTCAAATTGTGCGCGTGGATGCTGTTCCCGACCAAACCGCCAACGAAATTGTGCAGCAACTAACAGCACTGCCTTTTCCCGATTCTCTGCAACCCAGAGACAATATCGACGGCTACACTATCGTACGGGAACTGTATGCCAGTAGCCGTAGCCATGTCTATCTCGCGACCGATGACAACAGCGGCAAACAAATCGTACTCAAAACCCCGTCTGTCGATTTACGTCATGACGCGGCCTATCTTGAACAATTCTTAATGGAAGAATGGATCGCACGGCGCATTAACAGTGCCTATGTGTTAAAGCCCAGCCCTCAAGATCGCAAGCGACATTTTTTTTACATCGCACTGGAATACATTGAAGGTCAGAGCCTGGCACAATGGATGATTGACCACCCGAAGCCCGACGTGGAATCCGTGCGTCAGATTATTGAGCAAATCGTCAAAGGATTGCGGGCATTTCACCGCATGGAAATGTTGCATCAGGATCTGCGCCCGGAAAATATTCTGATTGATCAAAGCGGCACAGTAAAAATTATTGATTTCGGTTCAACCCGGGTTGCCGGGCTTCTGGAAATGGACGATACGCTGGATCGGAGCAGTGTACCGGGTGCCATTCAGTACGCCGCGCCGGAATATTTTTTAGGAGAGCCGGGATCTGAAGAGTCCGATCAGTTTTCTTTGGCTGTGATTGCCTATCAAATGCTGTGCGGACGTTTACCCTATGGCACCCAGATTCCGAAGATTCGTAACCGCAAAGCACTACGCAGCCTGAGCTATCAATCGGTTCTGGATGAAGAACGCGATATTCCGGTCTGGATCGATCACGCATTAAGAAAGGCGCTCAACCCGGATCGCTATAAACGCTATGAAGACTTGTTCGAATTTGTTCACGAGTTGCGTCATCCCGGAAGACGCTTTCTGAGTCAGTCCCGCCCTCCTTTGATTGAACGCGATCCATTACGTTTCTGGAAAGGGTATTCGTTAATTCTCACTTTCGCTGTACTATTTTTGCTTTATGACCGTTTCACTTGATTGGCCTGCTGTTGCGGCAGAATAAGGCTTTTGCTTAAAGCGCATTTTCCGCTAAGGTTTAACACCGACCATCAACCATAGCGGACCGGATATGAACACTTCCGAACTCAACAAGCTGACTCCCTGCAGAATTATTATTTTCGGCGCGGGCAGTGTTGGCTGTTATGTCGGAGCCAGACTGCTGTCTGCGGGCGCTAATGTCACCTTTGTCGGCCGCCCCCGTATGCGCGAAACGCTGCAACAACACCCGTTGCTCGCCACGGATTATCAGGGTTTTAAATTTGAAACGCGATTGCAGCCCAATCAATATCAAACCGACGCGGCCTGTGCCGCTAACGCGGATTTAGTACTGGTCACAGTAAAATCCGCAGCCACCGAAACGGCCGGTCTTCAGCTGGCTGAGTTTATCCGCCCTGGTACCGCCGTCATCAGTTTGCAAAACGGAATATCCAATTCTGCCCGGCTCGAAAAAGCGATACCGGATGCACAAATCCTGGCAGGCATGATTGCTTTCAATGTATTACACCAACATCCGGGGCATTTCCATCACGGAACTGAAGGTCATTTGATGGCGACGCGGCACCCGTCATTGAATAGCGCCTTGCCGTGGTTCACTAAAGCCGGACTGCCATTGCAACTGCGCGACGATATGGTTTCGGTTATGTGGTCAAAATTATTACTCAATCTGAATAACCCGGTGAATGCGCTGTCCGGCGTCCCCTTACTTGAGCAGTTGTCGCAACGCAATTATCGCCGCTGTCTGGCGATGGCCCAGGACGAAACCCTGGCGTTGCTAAAAGCAGCCCGTATTCCAATCGTCAAATTGACCGGACTACCTATGCCACTGATACCCACAATAATGCGTCTGCCGGACTGGATTTTTGCCCGCCTCGCCAAAACCATGCTGGCAATAGATCCAGTGGCGCGCTCCTCCATGTGGGAGGATCTGGAGGCAGGCAGAGCAACGGAAATCGACTGGATTAACGGTGAAGTGATTAAACTGGCCCACGCCCTGGGTCGAGATGCGCCCGTTAATCAGCACCTGACCCGCTTAATCCATGATTGCGAGCAACAACGAAGGAATTGGACTGCAGATGAATTACTGTCCGAACTGAGTTAAATCACCCAGCAACGCATTCCGATTCAACCTGAAACGGTGTTTGCTTTCCCGTCGCCCCCCGGAATCTCACAATCAATATTATAATCCTGGCTGTCTTTATCGCATGAGGTAGAAGAACCATTAGGCTTCACCACATCGGTCGCCTGCTCCTGCCAACCACCGCCTAACGCTTTGTACAAATTCACCTCGCTCACCAACTGACTCAGACGGTCTCCGATGCGGTTCTGACGTACCGTAAATAATTGGCGTTGCGCATCCAACAACGTCAGATAACTATCCACCCCGCTACGGTAACGCCGCTCGGCCAGATCGTAATAACGTTGGGTGCTTTTCAACAATTCCTGCTGCGAATGCAACTGCCGACCGTAGGTTTGACGTGCCACCAACCCATCCACCACTTCCTGGAAGGCAACCTGAATCGCATGTTCGTAGCGGGCCACACGGATTTTCTGTTCGATCTCGGCTACGTCAACCTGAGCCTGCAGTGCACCGCTATTAAAGATCGGCAGATTCAACGACGGTGCAATCATCCAGG belongs to Ketobacter sp. MCCC 1A13808 and includes:
- a CDS encoding formate/nitrite transporter family protein → MAYLLPSEFVTKMIDAGESKIFMSTRDTLIRSYMAGAILALAAVFAVTIAVQTGVFLIGAVLFPVGFCMLYLMGFDLLTGVFVLCPLALIDKRPGVTMGGILRNWGLVFLGNFGGALTVAFMMAFVFTMGFNTEPGPVGAKIAGIGEARTLGYAEYGAAGWMTIFFRGMLCNWMVSMGVVGAMISTTVSGKVIAMWMPIMLFFFMAFEHSVVNMFLFPSGIIMGAEFSIMDYFIWNEIPTVLGNLVGGLAFTGLTLYSTHARTAPKRKQAGVVAEPRSATA
- a CDS encoding bifunctional protein-serine/threonine kinase/phosphatase, with amino-acid sequence MPNQLQLSIGQHSDKGRKEINQDFHGVMIPKEPLLSTKGVAIALADGISTSEVSQIASEAAVTGFLSDYYCTSEAWSVSKSAQRVLLANNSWLHAQTRQSQYRYERDKGYVCTFSGMVIKSNTAHFLHVGDSRIYRLRDKKLVQLTEDHRFWVSQEQSYLSRAMGINQQVEIDYYSQPTFCGDVYILATDGVYEFADTDYLLNTIIELADDLNRAAAKIVDQALQQGSDDNLTIQIVRVDAVPDQTANEIVQQLTALPFPDSLQPRDNIDGYTIVRELYASSRSHVYLATDDNSGKQIVLKTPSVDLRHDAAYLEQFLMEEWIARRINSAYVLKPSPQDRKRHFFYIALEYIEGQSLAQWMIDHPKPDVESVRQIIEQIVKGLRAFHRMEMLHQDLRPENILIDQSGTVKIIDFGSTRVAGLLEMDDTLDRSSVPGAIQYAAPEYFLGEPGSEESDQFSLAVIAYQMLCGRLPYGTQIPKIRNRKALRSLSYQSVLDEERDIPVWIDHALRKALNPDRYKRYEDLFEFVHELRHPGRRFLSQSRPPLIERDPLRFWKGYSLILTFAVLFLLYDRFT
- a CDS encoding 2-dehydropantoate 2-reductase; amino-acid sequence: MNTSELNKLTPCRIIIFGAGSVGCYVGARLLSAGANVTFVGRPRMRETLQQHPLLATDYQGFKFETRLQPNQYQTDAACAANADLVLVTVKSAATETAGLQLAEFIRPGTAVISLQNGISNSARLEKAIPDAQILAGMIAFNVLHQHPGHFHHGTEGHLMATRHPSLNSALPWFTKAGLPLQLRDDMVSVMWSKLLLNLNNPVNALSGVPLLEQLSQRNYRRCLAMAQDETLALLKAARIPIVKLTGLPMPLIPTIMRLPDWIFARLAKTMLAIDPVARSSMWEDLEAGRATEIDWINGEVIKLAHALGRDAPVNQHLTRLIHDCEQQRRNWTADELLSELS